From Leptolyngbya iicbica LK, a single genomic window includes:
- the hpsO gene encoding hormogonium polysaccharide biosynthesis glycosyltransferase HpsO: MRVLVASHTYIVDLNCEKFRTLAQEPDVEVTIVVPQRWKPGGVQNRIIEKEAWQDGRFRVVPISNFSQNNQGMLTFGLDLVKLLREFRPHVIQVEQGSKGLAYAEMITLNRLLGLNAKMLFFTWWNLPYELKFPISLLEKYNLGGTDGIISGNQDGADILRDHGYRGPIRVMPQLGIDETLFRPQPQPELNEKLDIAPDDFVIGFVGRFVEEKGLLTLMQALGQLKDHPKSWKCLLLGRGPLKDDLQKQATEIGISDRIRWVESVPHDDVPRYINLMSTLILPSETTYKFKTMTAVGWVEQFGHVLIEAMACQVPVIGSNSGEIPHVIGDAGLIFPEGNADELSDRIRTLMDSPETHTDLSKRGYDLTMEKYTNRALAKQVLDFYQELVA, from the coding sequence ATGAGAGTTTTGGTCGCCAGTCACACCTACATCGTTGACCTGAACTGCGAAAAGTTTCGCACCCTAGCTCAGGAACCCGATGTCGAAGTCACCATTGTGGTGCCCCAGCGCTGGAAGCCGGGCGGCGTACAAAATCGCATTATCGAAAAAGAAGCCTGGCAAGACGGGCGTTTTCGCGTCGTGCCCATTTCCAACTTCAGCCAAAACAACCAAGGTATGTTGACCTTTGGCCTGGATTTGGTGAAGTTGCTGCGCGAGTTTCGCCCCCACGTCATCCAGGTTGAGCAAGGTTCTAAAGGGCTCGCCTACGCCGAAATGATTACCCTCAATCGGCTGCTGGGCCTCAACGCCAAAATGCTGTTCTTCACCTGGTGGAACCTGCCCTACGAGCTGAAATTCCCCATTTCCCTGCTAGAAAAATACAACTTGGGCGGCACTGACGGCATTATCTCCGGCAATCAGGACGGAGCCGATATTTTGCGCGATCACGGCTACCGTGGCCCCATCCGCGTCATGCCCCAACTCGGCATCGACGAAACCCTCTTTCGGCCCCAACCCCAACCCGAACTCAACGAAAAACTCGATATTGCCCCTGATGACTTCGTCATCGGCTTCGTCGGGCGCTTCGTCGAAGAAAAAGGACTCCTGACCCTGATGCAAGCCCTGGGGCAACTCAAAGACCACCCCAAGTCTTGGAAATGTCTGCTCCTGGGTCGCGGCCCCTTAAAAGATGATCTGCAAAAACAGGCAACAGAAATTGGGATCAGCGATCGCATTCGCTGGGTCGAAAGCGTCCCTCACGATGACGTACCCCGCTACATCAACCTCATGTCCACCCTGATTTTGCCCTCCGAAACCACCTACAAATTCAAAACCATGACCGCCGTCGGCTGGGTCGAACAATTTGGCCATGTGCTGATTGAAGCCATGGCCTGTCAAGTGCCCGTCATCGGTTCCAACTCCGGCGAGATTCCCCACGTCATCGGTGATGCCGGACTCATCTTTCCCGAAGGCAACGCCGATGAGTTGAGCGATCGCATTCGCACCCTCATGGACTCCCCCGAAACGCACACCGACCTCAGCAAACGCGGCTACGACCTGACGATGGAAAAATACACTAACCGCGCTCTCGCCAAGCAAGTCCTCGACTTTTACCAAGAACTGGTCGCATGA